In Halobaculum magnesiiphilum, the following proteins share a genomic window:
- a CDS encoding AAA family ATPase yields the protein MIVAVAGGKGGVGKSTLAYNLAGALDGLVVDADLTMADLPGGRERGPDLHDVLADRATPAEAVRPGAVDVLPCGRTLAGARLADVRRLREAVAVGGYEYVVVDSPAGLRVDAGAPLAVADACLLVASPTRWALADAIAARELARELDCGLAAVALNRTVEDPPTEAVGRALGAPATAVPADPRLARSLATETPVVETDAESAAARAVDELAAAVRRCAVA from the coding sequence GTGATCGTCGCCGTCGCCGGCGGGAAGGGCGGTGTCGGAAAGTCGACGCTGGCGTACAACCTGGCGGGCGCGCTTGACGGGCTCGTCGTCGACGCCGACCTCACGATGGCGGACCTGCCGGGCGGTCGCGAGCGCGGGCCGGATCTCCACGACGTGCTCGCGGACCGGGCGACGCCCGCGGAGGCCGTTCGGCCGGGGGCGGTGGACGTGCTCCCGTGCGGTCGGACGCTCGCGGGGGCGCGACTGGCGGACGTGCGCCGACTCCGGGAGGCGGTCGCCGTCGGCGGCTACGAGTACGTCGTGGTGGACTCGCCGGCCGGCCTGCGGGTCGACGCGGGCGCGCCGTTGGCCGTCGCCGACGCCTGTCTCCTCGTCGCGTCGCCGACGCGGTGGGCGCTGGCGGACGCGATCGCGGCCCGCGAGCTTGCCCGCGAACTCGACTGCGGGCTCGCGGCCGTCGCGCTCAACCGCACCGTCGAGGACCCGCCCACGGAGGCGGTCGGACGCGCGCTCGGGGCGCCCGCCACCGCGGTGCCTGCGGACCCGCGGCTCGCGCGTTCGCTCGCGACCGAGACGCCGGTGGTGGAAACGGACGCCGAGTCGGCGGCCGCGCGGGCGGTCGATGAACTCGCCGCGGCCGTTCGGCGGTGTGCGGTCGCGTAA
- a CDS encoding zinc ribbon domain-containing protein, with protein MTKRKAADEVFCRSCGAAIKQASELCPNCGVRNDNYSPASSGGGRGGVHDPAQYETSVSDTWWYGVAAGTGIWVLLVLASALGGDLGAGGGILVLIGWAGLPLSVYFDSQYVRANSEWDPNVAVWVILSAIWFLNIAAGAAYLYRRHQVLGEP; from the coding sequence ATGACCAAACGGAAGGCGGCCGACGAGGTGTTCTGTCGCTCCTGTGGGGCGGCGATCAAGCAGGCGTCGGAGCTGTGCCCCAACTGCGGGGTCCGAAACGACAACTACAGCCCCGCCAGTAGCGGCGGCGGTCGGGGCGGCGTCCACGACCCCGCGCAGTACGAAACCTCGGTGTCCGACACCTGGTGGTACGGCGTCGCCGCGGGAACCGGCATCTGGGTGCTGCTCGTGCTCGCGTCGGCCCTGGGTGGCGATCTGGGCGCCGGCGGCGGGATACTCGTCCTGATCGGGTGGGCGGGGCTGCCGCTGTCGGTGTACTTCGACAGCCAGTACGTCCGCGCGAACTCCGAATGGGACCCGAACGTCGCGGTCTGGGTGATCCTCTCGGCGATCTGGTTCCTCAACATCGCCGCTGGCGCGGCCTACCTCTATCGGCGCCATCAGGTGCTCGGGGAGCCCTGA
- a CDS encoding transcription initiation factor IIB codes for MATSTTACPECEGRVHADGDEAVCSECGLVVSADRIDRGPEWRSFADDDCDPRRTGAPLTRSRHDRGLSTEIGHTRVKGRKRRQWARMRRQHTRARISSKRDRNKVYGFTEIRRIVSAAGLPESLRDQACSLFESAQDADLLRGRSLEGFAAAAVYVACRVAGVSRTRGELVAEAKADADELRAAFDAMNRELGLPVGPIDPVEYLPRFATELGLDAAVERAAREYLDVARDEGLTNGRNPCGVAAACLYAAARDADADCTQAAAADVADVTPVTLRSSYIELREE; via the coding sequence ATGGCAACGAGCACGACGGCGTGTCCGGAATGCGAGGGTCGAGTGCACGCGGACGGCGACGAGGCGGTGTGTAGCGAGTGCGGGCTCGTCGTCTCGGCGGACCGCATCGACCGCGGCCCCGAGTGGCGCAGCTTCGCGGACGACGACTGCGATCCGAGGCGGACCGGGGCACCGCTCACGCGCTCGCGCCACGACCGCGGCCTCTCGACGGAGATCGGACACACGCGCGTGAAGGGGCGCAAGCGCCGGCAGTGGGCCCGGATGCGCAGACAGCACACGCGGGCGCGGATCTCCTCGAAGCGAGACCGAAACAAGGTGTACGGGTTCACCGAGATCCGGCGGATCGTTTCGGCGGCCGGGCTTCCCGAGTCGCTGCGCGATCAGGCGTGTTCGCTGTTCGAGTCGGCCCAGGACGCCGACCTGCTTCGCGGACGCTCGCTGGAGGGGTTCGCCGCCGCGGCGGTGTACGTCGCCTGCCGGGTCGCCGGCGTCTCGCGCACCCGCGGCGAGCTCGTCGCCGAGGCGAAGGCCGACGCCGACGAGCTCCGCGCCGCCTTCGACGCGATGAACCGCGAGCTCGGCCTCCCCGTCGGACCCATCGATCCCGTCGAGTATCTTCCCCGGTTCGCCACGGAACTCGGGCTCGATGCCGCGGTCGAACGCGCCGCCCGCGAGTACCTCGATGTCGCCCGCGACGAGGGGCTCACGAACGGACGGAACCCCTGCGGCGTCGCCGCGGCGTGTCTGTACGCCGCCGCGCGCGACGCGGACGCCGACTGCACGCAGGCGGCCGCGGCCGACGTTGCGGACGTGACTCCCGTTACGCTCCGCTCGTCGTACATCGAGCTACGTGAGGAGTGA
- a CDS encoding ParA family protein, translating to MASIRSLAFVGAVGGAGTTRTAVECAAALARDGREVVVLDAAYATQGLGEFVSGRIDPDVTALCLDPDRPLADGLYDLDAAVDGRIELAPAHAPFERLARATDDDAAQVLADRAAEAVARADHVIVDVPPVAANPAIAAVHAVDRVAIVAPDTDHGADGRRRQRDLLRDIDAPDGDPASVAVAAPGSAGSSDESGSAEADADATIPRGPSEFAAAPACLGTDAFAAGVVAATETLFETELGVEFEDRGVIGRLGAGVDRVRSE from the coding sequence ATGGCCAGCATCCGATCGCTCGCGTTCGTCGGCGCCGTCGGCGGCGCGGGCACGACCCGAACGGCCGTCGAGTGTGCCGCCGCGCTCGCGCGTGACGGCCGCGAGGTCGTCGTTCTCGACGCCGCCTACGCGACGCAGGGGCTCGGCGAGTTCGTTTCGGGCCGCATCGATCCCGACGTGACGGCGCTGTGTCTCGATCCCGACCGACCGCTCGCCGACGGGCTGTACGACCTCGATGCGGCCGTTGACGGCCGCATCGAACTCGCGCCGGCACACGCGCCCTTCGAGCGCCTCGCCCGCGCGACCGACGACGACGCCGCGCAGGTACTCGCCGACCGAGCAGCGGAGGCCGTCGCCCGCGCCGACCACGTGATCGTCGACGTTCCGCCGGTCGCCGCCAACCCGGCGATCGCCGCGGTCCACGCCGTCGACCGCGTCGCGATCGTCGCCCCCGACACCGACCACGGCGCCGACGGCCGGCGACGACAGCGGGACCTGCTCCGCGACATCGACGCGCCCGACGGCGACCCCGCGAGCGTCGCCGTCGCCGCTCCCGGGTCCGCCGGGTCAAGCGACGAGTCCGGAAGCGCCGAGGCCGACGCGGACGCGACGATCCCTCGCGGGCCGAGCGAGTTCGCCGCCGCGCCGGCGTGTCTCGGCACGGACGCGTTCGCCGCCGGCGTCGTCGCCGCGACGGAAACGCTGTTCGAGACGGAACTGGGGGTCGAGTTCGAGGACCGCGGGGTGATCGGGCGGCTCGGCGCGGGTGTCGACCGCGTGCGCAGCGAATAG
- a CDS encoding HVO_0234 family beta-propeller protein — MPTIAEKRVFTKRDDVVRALAASSMGVVGVSLSGDLVGEFGFEHRCDARDVAARGDAVAVATAEDVLVGDFEPTGHGPAVAVSVAGDGVLAAAPDGTVSLLGGDAADGDNDEHDSAWTAVGAVDDPRRLDGRLVAAGDGVHRLTDGELEYAGLDDARDVSDRGVPLAVTGDALYTLGNGWMRDLDAGGDGGDPGTLTEGGAFRCVVADADGERAVAATDAAVFERPDATATEWVRHDESGVVDAAFAGRHLVAVTDGGEARVYADGGWRGRTLGLPDVRAVAVPGE; from the coding sequence ATGCCGACCATCGCCGAGAAGCGCGTGTTCACGAAGCGCGACGACGTGGTGCGGGCGCTCGCGGCCTCCTCGATGGGCGTCGTGGGCGTCTCGCTGTCGGGCGACCTCGTGGGCGAGTTCGGGTTCGAACACCGCTGTGACGCCCGGGACGTGGCCGCCCGCGGCGACGCCGTCGCCGTCGCCACCGCGGAGGACGTGCTCGTCGGCGACTTCGAGCCGACGGGACACGGCCCCGCGGTCGCGGTGAGCGTCGCCGGCGACGGCGTGCTCGCGGCGGCGCCCGACGGCACCGTCTCGCTGCTCGGCGGCGACGCTGCCGACGGCGACAACGACGAGCACGACAGCGCGTGGACCGCCGTCGGCGCCGTCGACGACCCCCGCCGGCTGGACGGCCGACTCGTCGCCGCCGGCGACGGCGTCCACCGCCTGACCGACGGCGAACTGGAGTACGCCGGCCTCGACGACGCCAGGGACGTGAGCGACCGCGGGGTCCCGCTGGCGGTGACCGGCGACGCGCTGTACACCCTCGGCAACGGCTGGATGCGCGACCTCGACGCCGGCGGCGACGGCGGTGACCCCGGAACCCTCACGGAGGGCGGAGCGTTCCGCTGTGTCGTCGCCGACGCGGACGGCGAACGCGCGGTCGCCGCCACCGACGCGGCGGTGTTCGAGCGCCCCGACGCGACCGCGACCGAGTGGGTCCGCCACGACGAGTCGGGCGTCGTCGACGCCGCGTTCGCGGGCCGACACCTCGTCGCGGTCACCGACGGCGGCGAGGCCCGGGTGTACGCCGACGGGGGATGGCGCGGCCGGACGCTCGGGCTGCCCGACGTGCGGGCGGTCGCGGTGCCGGGCGAGTAG
- the prs gene encoding ribose-phosphate diphosphokinase gives MIVPGSASQALAAALAEHTGRPLATPEYRWFPDGEECAAVPEFAGEEAVVVAATDSNDALVELLQLQDAVREAGAETVTTVIPYMGYARQDRAFEHGEPVSARAVARAVSTGTDRVLLVTPHEADVADYFDVPVEVLEAAPLLAEPLPADLSEPLFLGPDASAEGLAVAVCDAYGGGETDFFEKVRDYDTGEVTVSPSDADVADRDVVVVDDIIATGSTMSEAVAALRDRDCGDVYTACVHGMLASNARTKLAAAGVTRVIASDTLERAESDVSVAPLVADAL, from the coding sequence ATGATCGTACCCGGGTCCGCGTCGCAGGCGCTCGCGGCCGCCCTCGCCGAGCACACCGGCCGCCCGCTCGCCACGCCGGAGTACCGCTGGTTCCCGGACGGCGAGGAGTGCGCCGCCGTGCCCGAGTTCGCGGGCGAGGAGGCCGTCGTCGTCGCCGCGACCGACTCCAACGACGCGCTCGTCGAGCTGCTCCAGCTCCAGGACGCGGTCCGCGAGGCCGGCGCCGAAACCGTCACGACCGTCATCCCGTACATGGGCTACGCCCGCCAGGACCGGGCGTTCGAGCACGGCGAGCCCGTCTCCGCGCGGGCGGTCGCCCGCGCCGTCTCGACCGGCACCGACCGCGTGCTCCTCGTGACGCCCCACGAGGCCGACGTGGCCGACTACTTCGACGTGCCCGTCGAGGTGCTGGAGGCGGCGCCGCTGCTCGCGGAGCCGCTGCCCGCCGACCTCTCGGAGCCACTGTTTCTCGGCCCCGACGCCTCCGCCGAGGGGCTCGCGGTCGCCGTGTGCGACGCCTACGGCGGCGGCGAGACCGACTTCTTCGAGAAGGTTCGCGACTACGACACCGGCGAGGTGACCGTCAGCCCCAGCGACGCGGACGTGGCCGACCGCGACGTGGTCGTCGTCGACGACATCATCGCGACCGGGTCGACGATGAGCGAGGCGGTCGCCGCCCTTCGCGACCGCGACTGCGGCGACGTGTACACGGCGTGCGTCCACGGGATGCTCGCGAGCAACGCCCGCACGAAGCTCGCCGCCGCCGGCGTGACGCGGGTGATCGCGAGCGACACCCTCGAACGCGCCGAAAGCGACGTGTCGGTGGCGCCGCTCGTGGCCGACGCGCTGTAA
- a CDS encoding HIT family protein produces MSDDCIFCSIVAGDIPARVVAETDDALAFLDANPMARGHTLVIPKAHHRRVADLSREESRAVFDLVHDLAPRIEDAIDADAHTIGVNDGPDAGQEVPHAHVHVIPRFDGDGGGPIHVAAGERPDLDDDELDEIADAIGA; encoded by the coding sequence ATGAGCGACGACTGCATCTTCTGTTCGATCGTCGCGGGCGACATCCCCGCCCGCGTGGTCGCCGAGACCGACGACGCGCTCGCGTTCCTCGACGCGAACCCGATGGCCCGCGGCCACACCCTCGTGATCCCCAAGGCGCACCACCGGCGCGTCGCCGACCTCTCTCGTGAGGAGTCGCGCGCCGTCTTCGACCTCGTACACGACCTCGCACCCAGGATCGAGGACGCGATCGACGCCGACGCCCACACGATCGGCGTCAACGACGGCCCCGACGCCGGCCAGGAGGTCCCCCACGCGCATGTCCACGTCATCCCGCGCTTCGACGGCGACGGCGGCGGACCCATCCACGTCGCCGCCGGCGAGCGGCCGGACCTGGACGACGACGAGTTGGACGAGATCGCCGACGCGATCGGAGCGTAG
- a CDS encoding LAGLIDADG family homing endonuclease, with the protein MSQVSEGQDVDAFLSFYRTYYSDDIARLAQNYPKEQRSLYVEYDDLYTFDPDLAERYLNRPGEMQEIAEEALRTYDLPVDISLGQAHVRMRGLPRENTIDIRAIRVSNDHIGSMVAVQGIVRKATDVRPKITEAAFECQRCGTMTYIPQNDSGFQEPHECQGCERQGPFRVNNNESKFIDSQQLRVQESPEGLRGGETPQSIDVNLEDDVCGQVTPGDHVTVVGRLEMEQVTSGQEKTTVFDPYMEGVSLVIEDEEFEDMDITDEDKQEILELSNHDDIYEEMVASVAPSIYGYDQEKLSMILQLFSGVTKHLPDGSRIRGDLHMLLIGDPGTGKCVDGDTRVTLADGRDIPIRELVESNLDEPKPVDDGVWDEAGFEVPSLGSNGEIESRRATKVWKREAPDEMLRILTSSGRELEVTPSHPLFVRAGEGHHAVRADELSEGATIAAVSEPRTDGGTATVRPSEPEFRQTSMTRTWERIVTIEHVQPDDDWVYDLEVAGTHSYISNGIVSHNSQMLSYVQNIAPRSVYTSGKGSSAAGLTAAAVRDDFGDGQQWTLEAGALVLADKGIAAVDELDKMDSNDRSAMHEALEQQSYHPESEVFLADGRRVRIGEFVDERMAARSDDVVEGVDCEILPIEDAGVHSVDFETNETTKLPIDRVSRHEAPEEFVRVTFSNGRDVLVTPEHPMFVDDGGVTGTIEAENIDEGAFVPAPRKLPNSASPVSLTDEPHVGKERDVTLPDELSGDLAEILGFLTAEGHSYAGSAHEIGFSNQDERLLARMDELMSRVFGFMSTDTTNAAGTVTQRWVSTKLYRWFEENFPEFMHTAREKRVPARVLGASEEQIRRFLVGAFAGDGGVESEAMSFSTASEGLARDYADALAKLGIASRIHHDTAEDAWKTYVMGDSTDRFVDAVVDPADERHEQAEEFVDRSERTPRHHDVLPTSAAREIRELRTLTGLGKTGRFRENLDEGYGVRVETVTGEVETLHERIGTVRDAIDRADDLGSIRSAVGWSGRQLAEQLNGVTTSRIHYAEKGGYDSETRENLTERATTAVREAMDEAERRTEALADRCDLRYYRVTDVETVANDGEYETDWVYDITVEPTNTFVSSGVALHNSISISKAGINATLKSRCSLLGAANPKYGRFDQYEPIGEQIDLEPALISRFDLIFTVTDSPDPDHDAKLADHILTTNYAGELNTQRTEMAASNFTQEEVDEVTQEVAPVIDAELLRKYIAYAKRNCYPTMTDEAKAAIREFYVDLRAKGADEDAPVPVTARKLEALVRLSEASARVRLSDTVEEEDATRVIEIVRSCLQDIGVDPETGQFDADVVETGTSKSQRDRIKNIKELIGTIAEEYEDEPGAPVDTILERADEVGMDAGKAEKELEKLRTRGEIYEPQSGYVRTT; encoded by the coding sequence ATGAGTCAGGTCTCCGAGGGGCAGGACGTCGACGCGTTCCTCAGTTTCTACCGGACCTATTACAGCGACGACATCGCCCGCCTCGCCCAGAACTACCCGAAGGAACAGCGGTCGCTGTACGTCGAGTACGACGACCTGTACACGTTCGACCCCGACCTCGCCGAGCGCTACCTCAACCGCCCGGGAGAGATGCAGGAGATCGCCGAGGAGGCGCTGCGCACGTACGACCTCCCGGTCGACATCTCGTTGGGACAAGCCCACGTCCGCATGCGCGGGCTCCCGCGCGAGAACACGATCGACATCCGCGCCATCCGGGTCAGCAACGACCACATCGGATCGATGGTCGCGGTGCAGGGGATCGTCCGCAAGGCGACGGACGTGCGCCCAAAGATCACCGAGGCGGCCTTCGAGTGCCAGCGCTGCGGGACGATGACGTACATCCCGCAGAACGACTCCGGCTTCCAGGAGCCCCACGAGTGCCAGGGCTGCGAGCGCCAGGGCCCCTTCCGCGTCAACAACAACGAGTCGAAGTTCATCGACTCCCAGCAGCTCCGCGTTCAGGAGTCGCCCGAGGGCCTCCGCGGCGGCGAGACGCCCCAGAGCATCGACGTGAACCTCGAGGACGACGTGTGCGGGCAGGTGACCCCCGGCGACCACGTCACCGTGGTCGGCCGCCTGGAGATGGAGCAGGTGACCTCCGGCCAGGAGAAGACGACCGTCTTCGACCCGTACATGGAGGGGGTCTCGCTCGTCATCGAGGACGAGGAGTTCGAGGACATGGATATCACCGACGAGGACAAACAGGAGATCCTCGAACTCTCGAACCACGACGACATCTACGAGGAGATGGTCGCCTCGGTCGCGCCGTCGATCTACGGCTACGACCAGGAGAAGCTCTCGATGATCCTCCAGCTGTTCTCGGGGGTCACGAAGCACCTTCCGGACGGGTCGCGGATCCGTGGCGACCTGCATATGCTTCTGATAGGAGACCCGGGTACGGGGAAGTGCGTCGACGGGGATACCCGAGTGACGCTCGCGGACGGTCGTGACATTCCGATCCGGGAGCTCGTCGAGTCGAACCTCGACGAACCGAAGCCGGTCGACGACGGTGTGTGGGACGAGGCGGGATTCGAGGTCCCGTCGCTTGGGTCGAACGGGGAGATCGAGTCGCGGCGGGCGACGAAGGTGTGGAAGCGGGAGGCGCCCGACGAGATGCTCCGGATCCTGACGAGCAGCGGTCGGGAGCTGGAGGTGACGCCGTCGCACCCGCTGTTCGTTCGCGCGGGTGAGGGACACCACGCAGTTCGTGCGGACGAACTCTCCGAAGGGGCGACGATCGCTGCCGTATCGGAACCGCGAACCGACGGCGGAACGGCTACTGTCCGCCCGTCGGAGCCTGAATTCCGTCAGACATCGATGACCCGTACGTGGGAACGGATCGTGACCATCGAACACGTTCAACCCGATGACGACTGGGTGTACGACCTCGAAGTAGCGGGGACTCACAGCTACATCTCGAACGGGATCGTCTCGCACAACTCCCAGATGCTGTCGTACGTTCAGAATATCGCTCCGCGGTCGGTCTACACGTCAGGGAAGGGCAGCTCAGCGGCAGGGCTTACTGCCGCAGCTGTTCGCGACGACTTCGGCGACGGCCAGCAGTGGACGCTGGAGGCCGGAGCACTCGTACTCGCCGACAAGGGGATCGCCGCCGTCGACGAGCTGGATAAGATGGATTCGAACGACAGGTCGGCAATGCACGAAGCGCTCGAACAGCAGTCGTATCACCCGGAATCCGAGGTGTTCCTCGCGGATGGCCGACGCGTTCGGATCGGCGAGTTCGTGGACGAGCGAATGGCTGCACGCTCGGACGACGTGGTAGAGGGTGTCGACTGTGAGATCCTCCCGATCGAGGACGCCGGCGTTCACTCCGTCGACTTCGAGACGAACGAGACGACGAAGCTCCCGATCGATCGGGTGAGCAGACACGAGGCGCCCGAGGAGTTCGTTCGTGTGACGTTCTCGAACGGCCGCGACGTGCTCGTGACCCCGGAGCATCCGATGTTCGTCGATGACGGCGGTGTGACCGGAACGATCGAAGCGGAGAACATCGACGAGGGGGCGTTCGTGCCGGCACCCCGGAAACTCCCCAACTCCGCGAGCCCGGTCAGTCTGACGGACGAACCCCACGTCGGGAAAGAACGCGATGTTACCCTCCCGGACGAACTGAGCGGTGACCTCGCCGAGATCCTCGGCTTCCTCACGGCCGAGGGCCACTCGTACGCGGGATCGGCACACGAGATCGGGTTCTCGAACCAGGACGAACGGCTTCTCGCGCGGATGGACGAGTTGATGTCCCGCGTGTTCGGGTTTATGAGTACCGACACGACGAACGCTGCGGGAACAGTAACTCAGCGATGGGTGTCGACCAAGCTCTACCGTTGGTTCGAGGAGAACTTCCCCGAATTCATGCACACCGCTCGCGAGAAACGGGTTCCCGCCCGGGTCCTCGGTGCGTCCGAGGAACAGATCAGACGGTTCCTCGTCGGAGCGTTCGCGGGCGACGGCGGCGTCGAGAGCGAGGCGATGTCCTTTTCTACGGCCTCGGAGGGATTGGCGCGCGACTACGCCGACGCGCTCGCGAAGCTCGGGATCGCCTCCCGGATCCACCACGACACCGCGGAGGACGCCTGGAAGACGTACGTGATGGGTGATTCGACCGACCGATTCGTCGACGCTGTCGTCGACCCGGCAGACGAGCGTCACGAACAGGCGGAGGAGTTCGTCGACCGAAGCGAACGGACTCCGCGTCATCACGACGTACTGCCGACGAGCGCTGCCCGAGAGATCCGGGAACTGCGAACGCTTACCGGACTCGGGAAGACGGGGCGGTTCCGCGAGAACCTGGACGAAGGGTACGGGGTTCGCGTCGAAACCGTCACCGGGGAGGTTGAGACGCTTCACGAACGGATCGGGACCGTCCGCGACGCGATCGACCGTGCGGACGATCTGGGATCGATCCGGTCGGCGGTCGGTTGGTCGGGACGGCAACTCGCGGAACAGCTGAACGGCGTCACAACGAGCCGAATCCACTACGCCGAGAAAGGCGGATACGACTCCGAGACGCGTGAGAACCTGACCGAACGCGCAACGACGGCGGTTCGCGAGGCCATGGACGAGGCAGAACGCCGGACTGAGGCGCTTGCCGACCGATGTGACCTACGGTACTACCGTGTAACCGACGTCGAGACCGTCGCGAACGACGGCGAATACGAAACCGACTGGGTGTACGACATCACCGTCGAGCCGACGAACACGTTCGTCAGTTCGGGGGTAGCGCTCCACAACTCGATCTCGATCTCCAAGGCCGGGATCAACGCGACGCTGAAGTCCCGTTGTTCGCTCCTCGGCGCGGCCAACCCGAAGTACGGCCGCTTCGACCAGTACGAGCCCATCGGCGAGCAGATCGACCTCGAACCGGCGCTCATCTCGCGGTTCGACCTCATCTTCACCGTCACGGACAGCCCCGACCCGGACCACGACGCGAAGCTCGCGGACCACATCCTGACGACGAACTACGCGGGCGAGTTGAACACCCAGCGCACGGAGATGGCGGCCTCGAACTTCACCCAGGAGGAGGTCGACGAGGTGACCCAGGAGGTGGCGCCGGTCATCGACGCCGAGCTCCTGCGCAAGTACATCGCGTACGCCAAGCGCAACTGCTACCCCACGATGACCGACGAGGCGAAGGCGGCGATCCGCGAGTTCTACGTCGACCTCCGGGCGAAGGGGGCCGACGAGGACGCCCCCGTGCCCGTCACCGCCCGGAAGCTGGAGGCGCTCGTCCGGCTCTCGGAGGCCAGTGCGCGGGTCCGCCTGTCGGACACCGTCGAGGAGGAGGACGCGACGCGGGTGATCGAGATCGTCCGCTCGTGTCTCCAGGACATCGGCGTCGACCCCGAGACCGGACAGTTCGACGCCGACGTGGTCGAGACCGGGACCAGCAAGAGCCAGCGCGACCGGATCAAGAACATCAAGGAGCTGATCGGCACCATCGCCGAGGAGTACGAGGACGAGCCCGGCGCGCCCGTCGACACGATCCTGGAGCGGGCCGACGAGGTCGGGATGGACGCCGGCAAGGCCGAGAAGGAACTGGAGAAGCTCCGGACGCGCGGGGAAATTTACGAGCCGCAGTCCGGCTACGTGCGGACGACGTAA
- a CDS encoding TM2 domain-containing protein: MSNATPGADEQFCSSCGEVIKKEAEICTECGVRQSGGSSSGSKDKTSAALLAIFLGGLGAHHFYLGNTGRGIIYLVFSWTFIPLLVGLIEGIIYLTKSEDEFQQQYA, from the coding sequence ATGAGCAATGCAACTCCCGGCGCCGACGAGCAGTTCTGCAGCAGTTGCGGCGAAGTGATCAAGAAGGAAGCGGAGATCTGCACCGAATGTGGCGTGCGCCAGTCGGGCGGGTCCTCCTCGGGCTCGAAGGACAAGACGAGCGCCGCCCTCCTCGCCATTTTCCTGGGCGGGCTCGGCGCCCACCACTTCTACCTCGGGAACACCGGTCGCGGGATCATCTACCTCGTCTTCTCGTGGACGTTCATCCCGCTCCTCGTCGGGCTCATCGAGGGGATCATCTACCTCACGAAGTCCGAGGACGAGTTCCAGCAGCAGTACGCCTGA
- a CDS encoding uracil-DNA glycosylase — protein MTDTEDPIRHPDPDDRLVIEPDCSRCPALVESRTRISWGTGPRDASVLVVGEAPGAGDPDADTWKGGNHTGCAYTSRHSGRRVRRLMRELGYGDDCFFTNAAKCHPEDNRDPTDAELSNCRGHLETELGIVDPAVVVTTGKHATATLLAFEGIELDGFLDSVCEPIECPTLGVTCLPILHPSYREVWLSRLGLSAEEYRERIAVHLP, from the coding sequence GTGACCGACACCGAGGACCCGATCCGGCACCCGGATCCCGACGATCGGCTCGTGATCGAGCCGGACTGCTCGCGGTGTCCGGCGCTGGTCGAGTCGCGAACCCGCATCTCGTGGGGCACCGGTCCCCGGGACGCGAGCGTTCTCGTCGTCGGCGAGGCACCCGGAGCCGGCGACCCCGACGCGGACACGTGGAAGGGCGGCAACCACACCGGTTGCGCGTACACGTCCCGCCACTCCGGCCGTCGCGTGCGTCGGCTCATGCGCGAACTCGGCTACGGCGACGACTGCTTCTTCACGAACGCGGCGAAGTGCCACCCCGAGGACAACCGCGACCCGACCGACGCGGAGCTGTCGAACTGCCGCGGCCACCTCGAAACCGAGTTGGGGATCGTCGACCCGGCAGTCGTCGTCACGACGGGGAAACACGCGACGGCGACGCTGCTCGCGTTCGAGGGGATCGAGCTGGACGGCTTCCTCGACTCGGTGTGCGAGCCGATCGAGTGCCCGACGCTCGGCGTGACGTGTCTGCCGATCCTCCATCCGAGCTACCGGGAGGTGTGGCTCTCGCGCTTGGGGCTGAGCGCCGAGGAGTACCGGGAGCGGATCGCGGTGCACCTGCCGTAA